A region from the Aphis gossypii isolate Hap1 chromosome 1, ASM2018417v2, whole genome shotgun sequence genome encodes:
- the LOC114129525 gene encoding flotillin-1, with protein sequence MTWGFVTCGPNEALVISGFCYGKPNLVPGGRAFVWPVIQYCQRICLNTMTIQVDSPKVYTIQGVPLSVTGIAQVKIQGQNEEMLLTACEQFLGKPKEEIHEIALHTLEGHQRAIMGSMTVEEIYKDRKKFSKQVFEVASSDLVNMGITVVSYTIKDIRDEEGYLKALGLARTAEVKRDARIGEAEAKRETTIKEAMAEEERMAAKLINDTEIAKAQRDFELKKAAYDVEIQTKKAEAELAFELQAAKTKQRIKEEQMQIDVVERTQQIAVQEQEIQRRERELEATIRRPAEAEKFRLEKLAQANRTRIILEAEAEAETLRLKGEAESFAIQAKAKADAEQAMKKAEAWREYKKAAIINMVLEALPKLAAEVAAPFENTKKVTMVASGDGDVGAVRLTNEIIQIVNKVPEMVTTLTGVKINDVMNM encoded by the exons aatttgtttGAACACTATGACAATACAAGTTGATAGTCCCAAGGTATATACTATCCAAGGTGTGCCTTTATCTGTCACTGGTATAGCTCag gtaAAAATACAAGGGCAAAATGAAGAAATGCTTTTAACAGCGTGTGAGCAGTTTTTGGGTAAACCCAAAGAAGAGATACATGAAATTGCTTTGCATACTCTTGAAGGTCATCAAAGAGCAATCATGGGTTCTATGACTGTAGag GAAATTTATAAAGATCGTAAAAAATTTAGCAAACAAGTATTTGAAGTCGCTTCTTCAGATTTAGTTAACATGGGTATAACGGTTGTGTCATATACAATAAAAGATATAAGAGATGAAGAG gGTTATCTTAAAGCACTTGGGTTGGCAAGAACTGCGGAAGTTAAACGTGATGCTCGTATAGGAGAAGCAGAAGCAAAAAGAGAAACAACGATTAAAGAAGCTATGGCAGAAGAAGAAAGGATGGCAGCCAA gTTGATCAATGATACAGAAATAGCAAAAGCTCAAAGAgattttgaacttaaaaaagCAGCATATGATGTAGAAATTCAAACaaag aaagcTGAAGCAGAATTAGCTTTTGAACTTCAAGCTGCAAAAACAAAGCAACGCATAAAAGAGGAACAAATGCAAATTGATGTTGTGGAAAGAACACAACAAATTGCTGTCCAAGAACAAGAAATTCAAAGGCGAGAACGTGAATTAGAAGCTACCATAAGAAGACCAGCTGAAGCTGAGAAATTCCg ATTAGAGAAATTGGCTCAAGCAAATAGAACTCGAATTATACTGGAAGCTGAAGCTGAGGCTGAGACACTCAGACTTAAGGGAGAAGCAGAATCATTTGCTATCCAAGCAAAAGCCAAAGCTGATGCAGAACAAGCAATGAAAAAAGCAGAAGCATGGAGAGAATATAAAAAAGctgctattattaatatggttCTCGAAGCATTACCAAAG cttGCTGCTGAAGTTGCAGCTCCTTttgaaaataccaaaaaaGTTACAATGGTGGCTAGTGGTGATGGGGATGTTGGGGCTGTTAGATTgacaaatgaaattattcaaattgttaataaagtgCCTGAAATGGTAACTACTTTAACTggagttaaaataaatgatgtcat GAATATGTAA